The following proteins come from a genomic window of Miscanthus floridulus cultivar M001 chromosome 2, ASM1932011v1, whole genome shotgun sequence:
- the LOC136537056 gene encoding mitochondrial outer membrane protein porin 1-like, translated as MLEKINLAETFYCLPAVTASGTKKADLIFGEIQSQIKNKNITIITTVTVDEIATPGLTTILSFVVPDQRSGKVELQYLHDYAGVNAGIGLTANPVVNLSTAFGTKALAVGADVSLDTATGNLTKYNAGLRFTHEDLIASLTCLQP; from the exons GCTGTCACTGCTTCTGGCACAAAGAAAGCTGACCTGATCTTTGGTGAGATCCAATCACAGATAAAGAACAAGAACATTACG ATCATTACTACAGTTACTGTTGATGAGATTGCAACTCCAGGACTGACAACCATCCTTAGCTTTGTTGTTCCTGATCAGAGGTCTGGAAAG GTTGAGCTTCAGTATTTGCATGATTATGCTGGAGTTAATGCAGGCATTGGTCTCACAGCCAATCCTGTAGTCAACCTCTCTACTGCCTTTGGCACTAAGGCCCTTGCAGTTGGTGCAGATGTCTCACTTGATACTGCCACTGGGAACTTAACCAAATACAACGCTGGACTGAGGTTCACTCATGAAGACCTCATCGCATCCCTGACCT GTTTGCAACCTTAA
- the LOC136529744 gene encoding uncharacterized protein, with the protein MASSLAARRLLSRAAAARRLPVPFASVPAPAAMGSRRFSADAGPPPPLEPVVEPPTSEGSGTSSSSTTAGAEGAHRSSPGAAAGARRQGGAGYEEEQEKVLRASLLHVPRMGWSESAMVAGARDVGVSPAIVGAFPRKEAALVEFFMDDCLQQLMDRIDAGEGEQLKNLILSERLSKLVRMRLEMQAPYISKWPQALSIQSQPANVSTSLKQRAVLVDEIWHAAGDSGSDIDWYVKRTVLGGIYSTSEVYMLTDNSPEFRDTWTFVNRRIKDALDLQKTFQEAAYLAEAVGAGMGGTLQGVLNRVFQKRSG; encoded by the exons ATGGCCTCCTCCCTCGCCGCGCGCCGCCTCCTctcccgcgccgccgcggcgCGCCGTCTCCCCGTCCCCTTCGCCTCCGTCCCCGCCCCCGCGGCGATGGGTTCCCGCCGTTTCTCCGCCGACGcgggaccgccgccgccgctggagccCGTCGTCGAGCCGCCCACGTCGGAGGGCTCGGGCACCTCGTCTTCCTCCACCACCGCTGGCGCCGAAGGCGCCCACAGGTCGTCGCCGGGAGCCGCGGCGGGGGCGCGGCGCCAGGGTGGTGCGGGCTACGAGGAGGAGCAGGAGAAGGTCCTCCGCGCGTCGCTGCTCCACGTG CCGCGCATGGGGTGGAGCGAGTCGGCCATGGTCGCGGGGGCGAGGGACGTTGGCGTTTCCCCTGCCATCGTGGGTGCATTCCCAAGGAAGGAGGCCGCCCTTGTCGAG TTTTTCATGGATGACTGCCTCCAACAACTGATGGATCGAATTGATGCTGGAGAAGGAGAGCAGTTGAAGAACTTGATACTGAGTGAGAGACTCTCAAAACTTGTTCGGATGAGGCTGGAAATGCAGGCACCTTATATATCTAAGTGGCCTCAAGCACTGAGTATCCAG TCTCAACCAGCAAACGTCTCAACAAGCTTGAAGCAGCGAGCTGTCCTGGTCGATGAGATATGGCATGCTGCTGGAGATTCTGGATCAGATATTGATTGGTATGTCAAACGTACAGTGCTTGGTGGTATCTACTCAACCTCAGAGGTGTATATGTTGACAGACAATTCTCCAG AGTTCCGCGATACTTGGACGTTTGTGAACCGCAGAATAAAGGATGCTCTTGATCTTCAGAAAACATTCCAAGAG GCCGCATACCTGGCTGAAGCCGTGGGAGCAGGCATGGGCGGCACCCTGCAGGGTGTTCTCAACAGGGTCTTCCAGAAACGTAGTGGATGA